The genome window CGCGCGCTCGCAGGCGGCGGACTACGTGACAACACACGTATCGCATCCGGAGATCCACAGCTCTGGCGACAGATTCTCGAGCAAAACAGCGACGAAGTGCTACGCGCCATCGAAGGGTTTGAACAGCAACTCCACACGCTCAAAGCAGCACTGCTCAACCAAGACTCACCCAGCGTGATCGCACACCTGCAACGCGGCAAAACCTACCGCGACCAATTGTAAGCCGATCAGTATCCACACTTTAAACTCTCAGCATTGATCCGGTTCGCTTCGCGCCCGGTCTTGTCGTCACTCCGTTCCTCGGAACAGTTTTTCAAAATTTCAGATTTTCAGCATTTCAAAAAGATGACCGATCCATTCCCAATCACCCCCTTCACCAAAACACTCGACAACCACATCCAGCTGCCCGGCTCAAAAAGCATCACCAACCGCGCCCTGATCCTCGCGGCACTCGGCGACGGCGAGACACGTCTCGAAGGCGCACTCTTCAGTCGCGATACACGGATCATGCTCGAGGCGCTCAACACGCTCGGGTTCCAATGCTCTGCCGATCAGTCCGCGCAAACCATCACCGTCAAAGGCGAAGGCGGCACGATCCCCAATACCGAAGCTGAGCTACACGTGGGCAACGCCGGCACAGCCGCACGCTTCCTCACTGCCTTCCTAGCGCTGCAAGCCGGCGGCACCTACCAACTTGATGGCGACCCCGCCATGCGCGAACGCCCCATGTCCGGTCTGCTCGATGCCCTGGTTGCACTCGACGCCGCCGAATTTGAATTCCACGGCAAACCAGGACATTTCCCATTTACGCTCAAAGCAAAAGGCTACAACGGCGGCAGTGCCACAGTCGATGCCAGCGCCAGCAGCCAAATTCTGTCCGCGCTCCTGCTCTCTGCACCGGCAGGCTCAGGCGACACTCAACTCGCCTGCCCCGGCGTGCGACCGTCCTATGTTGCGATCACGTTGAAAATGCGCGAAGCCTTTGGCGCTGCACCCGTCACTAGCGATGCGGACGGCAACTATACACTGCCAGCACTTGCCTACACCGCTCCCAGTGACGGCATCTACCGGATCGAGCCAGATATCTCCGCCGCCAGCTACTTGCTCGCACTCACATTGATTCAAGGCGGCCAACTCACCATTCCCAACCTCAGCGCCGATCCGCTCCAAGGCGACGCCCACTTCATTGAAGTGCTCGCCCACCACGGACTGCGTGTGGATGCCGAAAAGAATGAATGGGTCGCCGCCTGCAGCGCCCCCGAAGCAATCGGCCGCGGACACCGCGAGATCGACTTCAACCCATTCTCCGACACTTTCCTGACCTACGCTGCAATCGCGCCGCTACTCGATGGCTCGGTTCGCATCACCGGCATCGGGCACACACGCCACCAAGAGACGGATCGTATCGCAGGCATGGCCAACGAGCTCTCCAAGCTCGGCCAGCTCGTTAAAGAAGAGGACGACGCACTCACCATCAGCACCAAACCGAACGAGCTCCGCGCCCGCGCCATCAAAGCGCGCCACGCAGGTAAACTCATCGAGATCGACACCTACGAAGACCACCGCTTCGCCATGAGTTTTGGCATCCTAGGCAGCTTCGACCTCATCGGCGACGGCATGCCTTGGCTCGCCATCAAAGATCCCGAGTGCTGCGGTAAGACCTTCCCCGACTTCTTCGAAGCCTTGGATAAACTACGGGGTTAAAATCGCAGAAGCGACACTCAACGTTTCAGCGTTTCCCCATTTCAGCTTTCAGCGTTTCATAAAGCTGTCGCCGTCTGCTCCGCCCACAAGCCGAGTTGACTTGCGGTAGCCGAAACCGCCGCAACGCATGCTGTCTCAGCACGCAGCACATGAGCCCCCAGATGCGCGAGCTTCCAGCCGTTTTTGCGAAAGATATCACGCTCGTTCGGCGACCACCCACGTTCGGAGCCGAGCGCAATCACAGCACTTGATCCGAATTGAGGCAACACAGCACCAAGCGCTCCACTTGCCTCGTAATTATCCAATGCGACGTGCACATCTGCGCCATGTAACGCACTGATTGCAGACTGCAAATCAGCATGCATCGCGACTTGCGGTAGATGCGTGCCAAAGGCCTGCTCGGTGCCGAGGCGAATGCGATCGCGCCACTCATCTGTCTGCCAGAGACTGCTTTGCGCATACGAAGGCTCGCTCCGTTCGGATTCGAAGAAATGAATGCCCGTGACGCCTAGGCTTGCCGCCTCAAATAAGATACGCTTCGCGGTATGCGGGCGCGGCAGCCCGATCAACAAATTAATTGGCAACGGCGCAGGTGCTGGCTCGGTGCCAACCACCTCCAACTCAAAACCGCCATCTGGCTCCGCAGTCACCACTTTGGCACGTGCCCGCGGTCCATTGACAAAGCCCAAGAAAACTAGGGTGCCCACCTCTGCGCGCAGCACTTTGCGTAAATGCTGCGCCCGAGGATCTGCACTTTCGAGCCGAACCGACTCAAACACATCATCAAAAAGCATTAAGTTCATAAGTAATCAGACCTTTCCGGCTTTCAGATTCCCGTAGGGGCTTTGCTTGCGAAGCCCGCGAACACACTGTTGCTCTCAGAAACTGCCGAAACATCTCCCTACGCCCGCGGGTAATTTTCAGCAATTTCAGTGTTTCAAGATTTCAGCTTTTCCGACGATTACCGGCGACGACCGAAACGGCTCGAAGCGGAGTTACGCTTACGACGCTTAGGCGGCGCAGCAGACTCGCTACGGATGACCGGTTCGTGGAAATAGTTAAAGTCGTCGAGCTTGCGCTGCTTGATCGGCTGATCGATGAATTTCTCAATCGCATCGAGTTTCGCCTGCTCATCGGGAGCGACCAAAGTCATCGCATCGCCTTCGCGTTGCGCACGACCAGTGCGGCCGATACGGTGCACGTAGTCTTCTGCATGCTCGGGCACATCGTAGTTGATGACGTGCGTCACATTCGCGATGTCCAAGCCACGCGAAGCAATGTCGGTCGCCACGAGGATCTTGATTTTTCCGTCTTTAAACTGCTCCAGTGCCTTGGTGCGGGCCTTTTGCTGCAAGTTCGAGTGCATCGCGGCACAACTGTAATTACGCTCCTGCAACCAACGGGCGATACGATCCGCGCCTACCTTCATGCGGCAGAAAATAATCATGCTATCTACTTCCATGCTTTCGATCAAAGCGATCAACAGGTCAAACTTTTGCATCGCCCCGACAGGATACACTTCGTGCGTCACCGTTTCAGCAGGCGTCAGCTTGATGCCAATCGAAACTTCGACTGGATCTTTCAAGCTCTTCGCTACGAGGCGCTTGATGTCATCTGACACCGTCGCAGAAAACAACAGGGTCTGACGATTCGCATTACACATCTTGATGATGCGTTGCACATCGTCGATGAACCCCATGTCGAGCATGCGATCGACCTCGTCGAGCACGAGCACTTCAATCGAACGAAGGTCAAAATTGCCCTGCTGCAGGTGATCGAGTAAGCGCCCTGGAGTCGCGATGACGACGTCCGCACCTTCTTTGAGCTCGTCGAGTTGCTTGCCGTAACCGACGCCACCGTGAATCAGGCAGCACTTCGGCGCGCAGTATTTACCATACGATGTAAATTGATCTTCGACCTGAGCTGCGAGCTCACGTGTTGGCCCGAGCACGAGGCAACGAGGTGGAGCGCCCTTTTTATGCCCGCCGAGGCGGTGTAGAATCGGCAGCGCATACGCGGCGGTTTTACCAGTGCCGGTTTGAGCC of Lentimonas sp. CC4 contains these proteins:
- the aroA gene encoding 3-phosphoshikimate 1-carboxyvinyltransferase, producing MTDPFPITPFTKTLDNHIQLPGSKSITNRALILAALGDGETRLEGALFSRDTRIMLEALNTLGFQCSADQSAQTITVKGEGGTIPNTEAELHVGNAGTAARFLTAFLALQAGGTYQLDGDPAMRERPMSGLLDALVALDAAEFEFHGKPGHFPFTLKAKGYNGGSATVDASASSQILSALLLSAPAGSGDTQLACPGVRPSYVAITLKMREAFGAAPVTSDADGNYTLPALAYTAPSDGIYRIEPDISAASYLLALTLIQGGQLTIPNLSADPLQGDAHFIEVLAHHGLRVDAEKNEWVAACSAPEAIGRGHREIDFNPFSDTFLTYAAIAPLLDGSVRITGIGHTRHQETDRIAGMANELSKLGQLVKEEDDALTISTKPNELRARAIKARHAGKLIEIDTYEDHRFAMSFGILGSFDLIGDGMPWLAIKDPECCGKTFPDFFEALDKLRG
- a CDS encoding RsmE family RNA methyltransferase, coding for MNLMLFDDVFESVRLESADPRAQHLRKVLRAEVGTLVFLGFVNGPRARAKVVTAEPDGGFELEVVGTEPAPAPLPINLLIGLPRPHTAKRILFEAASLGVTGIHFFESERSEPSYAQSSLWQTDEWRDRIRLGTEQAFGTHLPQVAMHADLQSAISALHGADVHVALDNYEASGALGAVLPQFGSSAVIALGSERGWSPNERDIFRKNGWKLAHLGAHVLRAETACVAAVSATASQLGLWAEQTATAL
- a CDS encoding DEAD/DEAH box helicase → MTFHDLALDESILKSIDEFGFTTPTPIQAGSIPHILAGKDVIGSAQTGTGKTAAYALPILHRLGGHKKGAPPRCLVLGPTRELAAQVEDQFTSYGKYCAPKCCLIHGGVGYGKQLDELKEGADVVIATPGRLLDHLQQGNFDLRSIEVLVLDEVDRMLDMGFIDDVQRIIKMCNANRQTLLFSATVSDDIKRLVAKSLKDPVEVSIGIKLTPAETVTHEVYPVGAMQKFDLLIALIESMEVDSMIIFCRMKVGADRIARWLQERNYSCAAMHSNLQQKARTKALEQFKDGKIKILVATDIASRGLDIANVTHVINYDVPEHAEDYVHRIGRTGRAQREGDAMTLVAPDEQAKLDAIEKFIDQPIKQRKLDDFNYFHEPVIRSESAAPPKRRKRNSASSRFGRRR